From the Amycolatopsis thermoflava N1165 genome, one window contains:
- a CDS encoding HNH endonuclease signature motif containing protein produces MSVGRPTIPTALERDLKLEVGYRCPMPQCRETELDRAHLVDYSKTHDDSFGNQIMLCPTCHRKHTKGTVTTQDLRVLKARLAWENDRYTGTEIKILSLFAQHHGTHFSHSKRWAPCVRFLNADGYIEWVRDDVAEGVPADVYRLTDNGRLFAQAWAESGARQFEFNGPDLRPRQAD; encoded by the coding sequence ATGTCAGTCGGACGTCCTACCATCCCGACCGCGCTTGAGCGTGATCTCAAACTTGAGGTCGGCTACCGGTGCCCCATGCCGCAGTGCCGTGAGACTGAGCTCGACCGGGCGCACCTGGTCGACTATTCGAAGACTCATGACGACTCATTCGGTAATCAGATCATGCTCTGTCCGACCTGTCACCGGAAGCACACGAAGGGAACCGTCACGACCCAGGACCTTCGCGTGCTAAAGGCTCGACTTGCCTGGGAGAATGATCGGTACACAGGTACGGAGATCAAGATTCTAAGTCTGTTCGCGCAACACCACGGCACCCACTTCAGCCACTCGAAGAGGTGGGCACCGTGCGTGCGCTTCCTAAACGCCGACGGCTACATCGAGTGGGTCCGGGACGATGTAGCGGAAGGCGTCCCCGCGGACGTCTATCGGCTGACGGATAATGGCCGCCTGTTCGCCCAGGCGTGGGCTGAGTCCGGCGCTCGCCAGTTCGAGTTCAACGGGCCCGACCTCCGCCCACGGCAGGCGGACTAG
- a CDS encoding replication-relaxation family protein, whose product MITNPTPQRALRGHKPARPSPRVANSADHQAALAVRLTPRDKWIARMLWEHRVLTSHQVTALAFPSFRSGRQRLRELYLWGVVDRFQPFVTVGTAPMHYVLAPAGATVLAAEDGRDVKEMGYRHERVFAVAHSLRLAHTVGVNEWFTTLVARARHEQGVLTAWWSETRCGRHFGDLVRPDAYGRWEQGDRQIEWFLEFDFGTEPLAKLAGKLSGYAALAEASGITTPVLVWLPNSRREVNARRVLARAQGQLAEPCTVPVATAAADLLDPAAAHPSPADEVWLPLDPRGPLRRRTLAGLADAWPGLPPPVAADDTAPGPVPPPPSPMPPPSRR is encoded by the coding sequence TTGATCACCAACCCGACTCCCCAGCGAGCGTTGCGCGGACACAAGCCCGCTCGCCCGAGCCCGCGCGTCGCGAATTCGGCCGATCACCAGGCTGCGCTGGCGGTGCGGCTGACGCCCCGGGACAAATGGATCGCCCGCATGCTGTGGGAGCACCGGGTCCTGACCTCGCACCAGGTCACCGCCCTCGCGTTTCCCAGCTTCAGGTCAGGACGCCAGCGGCTGCGCGAGCTCTACCTGTGGGGCGTGGTGGACCGCTTCCAGCCGTTCGTCACCGTCGGGACAGCGCCGATGCATTACGTGCTCGCCCCGGCCGGCGCCACGGTGCTCGCGGCGGAGGACGGCCGGGACGTCAAGGAGATGGGCTACCGGCACGAGCGTGTCTTCGCCGTCGCGCACAGCCTGCGGCTCGCACACACCGTCGGGGTGAATGAGTGGTTCACCACCCTCGTCGCCCGTGCCCGCCACGAGCAGGGCGTGTTGACGGCCTGGTGGTCCGAGACACGGTGCGGCCGTCACTTCGGCGACCTCGTCCGGCCCGACGCCTACGGCCGGTGGGAGCAGGGGGACCGGCAGATCGAGTGGTTCCTGGAGTTTGACTTCGGCACCGAGCCTCTGGCGAAGCTTGCCGGGAAACTGTCCGGTTATGCCGCCCTCGCGGAAGCCAGCGGCATCACCACCCCCGTGCTGGTGTGGCTGCCGAACTCGCGTCGGGAGGTCAACGCCCGCCGCGTGCTGGCCCGAGCCCAGGGTCAGCTGGCCGAGCCGTGCACCGTGCCCGTCGCGACCGCGGCGGCCGATCTGCTCGACCCGGCCGCCGCACACCCGAGCCCCGCCGACGAGGTATGGCTTCCCCTCGACCCTCGAGGGCCGTTGCGCCGACGGACACTCGCCGGCCTCGCCGACGCCTGGCCCGGCCTCCCGCCACCGGTCGCTGCGGACGACACCGCGCCCGGTCCGGTGCCGCCTCCGCCCTCGCCGATGCCGCCCCCGTCACGGCGGTAG
- a CDS encoding VirB4 family type IV secretion system protein → MRHRSHHRRPGQPASPAAAAFTPDALSVGARHLEVGGEWVASFAVIGYPREVHPGWLAPLLTYPGRLDVSVHVEPIDPATAAARLKKQLAKLEAGRRHTAEHGRLFDPHVEAATEDAYDLSSRVARGEGKLFRVGLYLTIHATSQSALAEEVAALRSLCASLLLDAKHTTYRSLQGWVSTLPLGLDLIGMRRTFDTAALSAGFPFTSPDLPAPDPTSVAAPAGVLYGYNIGSQGLVHWDRFGAGMHNHNAVILGRSGAGKSYLVKLELLRSLYRGIEVAVVDPEDEYARLAAAVGGTTVHLGVPGVRLNPFDLPIHTRPDGRRTAPKDALVRRSLFLHTVVEVLLGGEPSAAERAALDRAIAATYQSVGVTADPRTWTRPSPELRTLRDQLASSEDTAGRELAARLHPFVEGAFKQLFDGPSTVQPEGHLVVFSLRDLPDELKAIGTLLTLDVIWRRVSNPAIRRPRMVAVDEAWLLLQDKAGAEFLFRSAKAFRKYWAGLTVATQDVDDVLGTDLGKAVVANAATQILLRQAPQAIDEIARTFTLSAGERQFLLAADRGQGLLSTGTQRVAFQSVASPTEHYLITSDPAELVDQDDDQAAAFVDLGPQPVEGEEISLDAT, encoded by the coding sequence ATGCGCCATCGCAGCCACCACCGTCGGCCTGGCCAACCGGCTTCCCCGGCCGCAGCCGCATTCACGCCGGACGCCCTGTCGGTGGGGGCGCGGCACCTGGAGGTCGGCGGCGAATGGGTCGCCAGCTTCGCGGTCATCGGCTACCCGCGCGAGGTGCACCCCGGCTGGCTGGCTCCGCTGCTGACGTACCCCGGTCGCTTGGACGTCTCCGTGCACGTCGAGCCGATCGACCCGGCCACCGCCGCCGCCCGGTTGAAGAAGCAGCTCGCCAAGCTGGAGGCCGGGCGACGCCACACCGCCGAGCACGGCCGGCTGTTCGACCCGCACGTCGAGGCCGCCACCGAGGACGCCTACGACCTGTCCTCCCGGGTCGCCCGCGGTGAGGGCAAGCTGTTCCGCGTCGGGCTGTACCTGACCATCCACGCCACCTCCCAGAGCGCGCTCGCCGAGGAAGTCGCGGCACTGCGGTCGCTGTGCGCCAGCCTGCTGCTGGACGCCAAGCACACCACCTACCGCAGCCTCCAGGGGTGGGTGTCGACCCTGCCGCTGGGCTTGGACCTGATCGGCATGCGCCGCACCTTCGACACCGCGGCGTTGTCGGCCGGGTTCCCGTTCACCAGCCCGGACCTGCCCGCACCCGATCCGACGTCGGTCGCAGCACCGGCTGGGGTGCTCTACGGCTACAACATCGGCTCCCAGGGGCTGGTGCATTGGGACCGGTTCGGCGCCGGGATGCACAACCACAACGCCGTGATCCTGGGCCGCTCCGGCGCAGGGAAGTCCTACCTGGTCAAGCTCGAGTTGCTGCGCTCGTTGTACCGCGGGATCGAGGTCGCTGTTGTCGATCCGGAGGACGAGTATGCCCGGCTCGCGGCCGCCGTCGGGGGAACCACCGTCCACCTCGGCGTGCCCGGAGTTCGGCTCAACCCGTTCGATTTGCCTATCCACACGCGGCCGGACGGACGACGCACCGCACCGAAGGACGCGCTCGTTCGGCGCAGCCTGTTCCTGCACACCGTGGTCGAAGTTCTCCTCGGCGGTGAACCGTCGGCGGCGGAGCGGGCCGCGCTGGACCGCGCGATCGCCGCGACGTACCAGAGCGTGGGCGTCACCGCCGATCCCCGCACCTGGACCCGCCCCTCACCCGAGCTGCGCACACTGCGAGATCAGCTCGCGAGCTCCGAGGACACCGCCGGCCGCGAGCTTGCCGCGCGGCTGCACCCGTTCGTCGAGGGCGCGTTCAAGCAGCTCTTCGACGGGCCCAGCACCGTTCAACCCGAGGGACACCTGGTGGTGTTCAGCCTCCGGGATCTGCCCGACGAGCTGAAAGCGATCGGCACGCTGCTCACGCTCGACGTCATCTGGCGGCGAGTGTCGAACCCCGCGATCCGCCGGCCGCGGATGGTGGCGGTGGACGAGGCATGGCTGTTGCTGCAGGACAAGGCTGGTGCCGAGTTCTTGTTTCGTTCGGCCAAAGCCTTCCGCAAGTATTGGGCCGGTCTGACGGTGGCGACCCAGGATGTCGACGACGTCTTGGGCACCGATCTCGGCAAAGCCGTCGTGGCCAACGCAGCGACCCAGATCCTGCTTCGGCAAGCCCCGCAAGCCATCGACGAGATCGCCCGGACCTTCACCCTCTCCGCCGGAGAACGCCAGTTCCTGCTCGCAGCCGACCGCGGCCAGGGACTGCTGTCGACCGGAACCCAGCGCGTGGCCTTCCAAAGCGTGGCGTCGCCGACGGAGCACTACTTAATCACCAGCGATCCGGCAGAACTCGTCGACCAGGACGACGACCAGGCTGCCGCGTTCGTCGACCTCGGTCCTCAGCCCGTCGAGGGCGAGGAGATCAGCCTCGATGCCACTTGA
- a CDS encoding PrgI family protein, with protein sequence MTEPVRIPADVDMHDRVLGPLTSRQLGILAAAGAALYLVWLATRAFLPIPLFAAFAVPVGVASVMLALGKRDGVPLDKLLVAAIRQRLSPRYRVAAPEGVRPAPAWLTANADQGAGRRGPASEAEPVSPSALRLPAEAVTETGVVDLGPDGLAVVAVGSTVNFALRTPAEQEALVASFGRYLHSLTAPVQVLVRTERLDLSAQIAELRERAGGLPHPALEAAAVEHADYLVQLGQESDLLRRQVLLVLREPLAAADPPDGLGGPGALAALQGRRNRTPGQADAAARRAAESRLVRRLTEVVELLSPAGITVTPLDAGQATAVLASACNPDSLLPPSAGLAGADEVITTASDPADDDAARWRADARAEDEPAWGEDDWDYEDERGEQF encoded by the coding sequence ATGACCGAACCCGTTCGCATTCCCGCCGACGTCGACATGCACGACCGCGTGCTCGGACCGCTCACCTCGCGCCAGCTGGGCATCCTCGCTGCGGCCGGAGCGGCGCTGTACCTGGTGTGGCTCGCCACGCGCGCGTTCTTGCCGATCCCGCTGTTCGCCGCCTTCGCGGTTCCGGTCGGTGTGGCGTCGGTGATGCTCGCCCTGGGCAAGCGCGATGGTGTCCCGCTGGACAAGCTCCTGGTCGCTGCGATCCGCCAGCGACTCTCCCCGCGATACCGCGTCGCCGCGCCGGAAGGCGTGCGTCCGGCGCCCGCGTGGCTCACCGCGAACGCGGACCAGGGAGCCGGCCGCCGCGGGCCAGCGTCCGAGGCTGAACCCGTTTCGCCGTCCGCGCTGCGCCTGCCGGCTGAGGCAGTCACGGAGACCGGCGTGGTGGACCTGGGCCCGGACGGGTTGGCGGTCGTCGCCGTCGGGAGCACGGTGAACTTCGCGCTCCGGACACCGGCCGAGCAGGAGGCACTGGTCGCCTCGTTCGGGCGCTACCTGCACTCACTGACCGCCCCGGTCCAGGTGCTGGTGCGCACCGAGCGTCTCGACCTCTCCGCTCAGATCGCCGAGCTGCGCGAGCGCGCGGGTGGCCTGCCGCACCCGGCGTTGGAAGCGGCCGCGGTTGAGCATGCCGACTACCTGGTCCAGCTCGGGCAGGAGTCCGATCTGCTGCGGCGGCAGGTGCTGCTCGTGCTGCGGGAACCGCTCGCCGCAGCCGACCCTCCTGACGGACTCGGCGGCCCCGGGGCGCTGGCCGCTCTGCAGGGCCGCCGCAACCGGACGCCCGGCCAGGCCGACGCTGCCGCACGACGAGCGGCCGAGTCGCGCCTGGTTCGCCGCCTCACCGAAGTCGTGGAGCTGCTGTCCCCGGCCGGGATCACGGTGACCCCGCTCGACGCGGGGCAGGCCACCGCGGTGCTGGCCTCGGCGTGCAACCCCGACAGCCTCTTGCCCCCATCAGCCGGGCTCGCCGGCGCGGATGAGGTCATCACTACCGCTTCGGACCCGGCGGATGACGACGCCGCCCGGTGGCGTGCGGATGCACGTGCAGAGGACGAGCCCGCGTGGGGCGAGGACGACTGGGACTACGAGGACGAGCGAGGGGAGCAGTTCTGA
- a CDS encoding pilin, with translation MRLTRNPRLPRRRRWRRRALLLAELVVLALLTSGAISHGETVVLALAGSVEEVLNNIRNWLMGILAGLATVFLTIGGVRRVFGGGDPGEQEKAKEAFKAAGIGYVLAALAPLVVEVLKGIVGA, from the coding sequence ATGCGCCTGACCCGAAACCCTCGCCTGCCGCGCAGGCGCCGCTGGCGCCGCCGGGCGCTGCTGCTGGCCGAACTCGTCGTGCTCGCTCTGCTGACCTCTGGTGCGATCTCTCACGGGGAGACCGTGGTGCTCGCGCTCGCGGGCAGCGTGGAGGAAGTTCTCAACAATATCCGCAACTGGCTGATGGGCATCCTCGCCGGGCTGGCGACGGTGTTCCTCACCATCGGCGGTGTCCGGCGCGTGTTCGGTGGCGGCGACCCGGGGGAGCAGGAGAAGGCGAAGGAGGCGTTCAAGGCCGCCGGCATCGGCTACGTTCTGGCCGCGCTCGCCCCGCTGGTCGTCGAGGTGCTCAAAGGCATCGTGGGGGCGTGA
- a CDS encoding TRM11 family SAM-dependent methyltransferase: MTNESRSPATYGPADEPTQPIPRTLIDALDHPDDEAGAQPDSRDLSVWTTAQVSPATQRKGKYTPESTAHPAKMLPDVARHAIEHYTRPGELVLDPMCGIGTTLVEAVHLGRRAVGVEYEPHWVAVSRSNLELAREEGIDHDARVIQGDARQLLTLLPQEYVGQAALVVTSPPYGPSTHGRVAVAPSEGIQKYWHRYGSALDRGNLANIGHHRLLAGFTRILAGLRTFLRPGGHVVITIRPWREHSELIDLPAQILACGQAAGLIPTERNVALLARAAETDLIARGSFFQRDFIRKQREAGLPLHLIAHEDVVVFRTALHHRAAPFSATVTKLRSRRSRSRNTGRAA; this comes from the coding sequence ATGACAAACGAAAGCCGTAGCCCGGCCACGTACGGCCCTGCCGACGAGCCGACGCAACCCATCCCCCGCACGCTCATCGACGCGCTCGACCACCCCGACGACGAGGCGGGTGCCCAACCGGATTCACGCGACCTCTCGGTGTGGACCACCGCGCAGGTGTCGCCCGCAACCCAACGCAAGGGCAAGTACACGCCCGAGTCGACTGCACATCCGGCCAAGATGCTGCCCGACGTCGCCCGCCACGCCATCGAGCACTACACCCGTCCGGGCGAGCTGGTGCTCGACCCGATGTGCGGCATCGGCACGACGCTCGTCGAAGCCGTGCACCTCGGCCGCCGCGCGGTCGGGGTGGAGTACGAACCCCACTGGGTCGCGGTCAGCCGATCGAATCTCGAGCTGGCACGCGAAGAGGGCATCGACCACGACGCGCGCGTCATCCAGGGCGACGCTCGCCAGCTGCTGACGCTGCTGCCGCAGGAGTACGTCGGCCAGGCCGCGCTCGTAGTGACCTCCCCGCCCTACGGGCCGTCGACCCACGGGCGCGTGGCCGTCGCACCCAGCGAAGGCATCCAGAAGTACTGGCACCGCTACGGCAGCGCCCTCGACCGTGGCAACCTCGCCAACATCGGTCACCACCGGCTGCTCGCCGGGTTCACCCGAATCCTCGCCGGCCTGCGCACCTTCCTCCGGCCCGGCGGCCACGTCGTCATCACCATCCGCCCCTGGCGCGAGCACTCCGAACTCATCGACCTGCCCGCCCAGATCCTCGCCTGCGGCCAAGCAGCCGGACTCATCCCGACCGAGCGCAACGTTGCGCTACTCGCGCGCGCCGCAGAGACCGACCTGATCGCCCGCGGCAGCTTCTTCCAACGCGACTTCATCCGAAAACAACGCGAAGCCGGACTCCCCCTGCACCTCATCGCCCACGAAGACGTCGTCGTCTTTCGCACCGCGCTCCACCACAGGGCCGCACCATTCTCCGCAACCGTGACCAAGCTGCGTTCGCGCCGGAGTCGGTCCCGCAACACCGGGCGGGCGGCATGA
- a CDS encoding NERD domain-containing protein, whose translation MRTARRPHGETLARFQQAALRQAAEAERRLLALVDRIRAVADGGDALRLYSSVTLLQRMRRTMPGHLGFGADAMAEFFGGLVTAMPVEQVLARHGAEPDLQSLWTLDALLREYAIAQMRIGEGKLVQEGASNQLDRARHLLEFENQFDRMLGYPAQLRVIYTSITDRLSDRSQSALGFALKDALIVADAYGEVLVERELAVAERLQPLLDQIPRKAPQDDLVEHLGRHLAGMATFASAPVEDLVELLTERTGIPRGQLSRLLGAMTTQLGSQPTFTSLFETNVLRRRPIIGLPDGRKLWASPGDFMHLALDWAADVCSQNLALLRAFDKRRQDACEELAHQALLEVFGAEHVHRSATYPADGQRPDVDVLVATPGGSIVVEAKAGRFTDPARRGAPERVRKKSREFIDKALDQNARTIRHLQQGAEDLRDKDKRPLTIPNAPHITSVIVMLDRVDPFATHLPDGGKRGDIPADGTWLVNLADLLMVADILRHPAEFYAYAELRARINKLGGPTILVETEALGLWCEKRIQAVRPGEGEVMTLSTTSQLMNDYYTRDSDDPDQPSSRPTSGVPAEVLEALTNVMEQRPGHWHSLTVEALSVPPTRWSPLVKALKTARAERQSRKGRKHVRRASTGLRLTDNLTVCIVDDNNARALGEERPDLLAISVSPPDGLRHPQDGA comes from the coding sequence GTGCGCACCGCGCGGCGGCCACACGGTGAAACCCTCGCCAGGTTCCAGCAAGCCGCGCTCAGACAAGCCGCCGAGGCAGAGCGGCGGCTCCTCGCCCTGGTCGACAGAATACGTGCCGTCGCGGATGGCGGAGATGCTCTGCGCCTGTACAGCAGCGTCACGCTCCTCCAGCGGATGAGACGCACCATGCCCGGCCACCTCGGCTTCGGGGCCGACGCGATGGCGGAGTTCTTCGGCGGGTTGGTAACGGCGATGCCTGTCGAGCAGGTCCTCGCACGGCATGGCGCAGAGCCCGATCTCCAGTCACTCTGGACGCTGGACGCCCTGCTTCGCGAGTACGCCATCGCGCAGATGCGGATTGGCGAAGGCAAACTCGTGCAGGAGGGGGCCAGCAACCAGCTTGACCGTGCCCGGCATCTACTCGAGTTTGAAAACCAGTTCGACCGGATGCTGGGATACCCGGCCCAGCTCCGAGTGATCTACACCTCCATCACCGACCGCCTCTCCGATCGGTCACAAAGCGCACTCGGCTTCGCGTTGAAAGACGCGCTCATAGTCGCCGACGCCTACGGGGAAGTCCTCGTCGAGCGTGAGCTCGCTGTCGCGGAACGCCTTCAGCCGCTCCTCGACCAGATTCCGCGGAAGGCGCCACAAGATGACCTTGTAGAGCACCTCGGACGTCACCTGGCCGGCATGGCCACCTTCGCGTCAGCACCGGTCGAGGACCTCGTCGAGCTACTGACCGAACGCACGGGAATCCCTCGTGGCCAACTCTCCCGACTACTCGGCGCCATGACGACGCAGCTGGGTAGCCAGCCAACCTTCACCAGCCTGTTCGAGACCAACGTCCTGCGCCGCCGACCGATCATCGGACTACCGGACGGGCGGAAGCTCTGGGCCTCACCTGGCGATTTCATGCACCTCGCACTCGACTGGGCGGCCGACGTCTGCAGCCAGAATCTCGCGCTGCTCCGTGCCTTCGACAAACGGCGGCAGGACGCGTGCGAAGAGCTCGCGCATCAAGCACTCCTCGAAGTATTCGGCGCCGAGCACGTCCATCGCAGTGCTACGTACCCAGCTGACGGGCAGCGGCCGGACGTCGACGTCCTGGTGGCCACTCCTGGTGGCTCTATCGTCGTGGAGGCAAAAGCCGGGCGATTCACCGATCCAGCCCGGCGGGGCGCACCCGAGCGGGTCAGGAAGAAGTCGCGAGAATTCATAGATAAGGCCCTCGACCAGAACGCGCGGACAATCCGCCACCTTCAGCAGGGTGCGGAAGACCTCCGCGACAAGGACAAGCGTCCGCTGACTATCCCGAACGCGCCGCACATCACCTCGGTGATCGTCATGCTGGACCGCGTGGACCCCTTCGCCACCCACCTGCCAGACGGGGGCAAGCGGGGAGACATCCCTGCCGACGGCACCTGGTTGGTGAACCTCGCCGACCTCTTGATGGTTGCCGACATTCTGCGTCACCCCGCCGAGTTCTACGCGTACGCGGAACTGCGGGCTCGGATCAACAAGCTGGGCGGCCCGACGATCCTCGTCGAAACAGAAGCGCTCGGACTCTGGTGTGAAAAACGTATCCAAGCTGTCCGCCCCGGCGAGGGCGAGGTGATGACCCTGAGCACCACCTCGCAGCTCATGAACGACTACTACACCCGGGACAGCGATGACCCTGACCAACCTTCGTCAAGGCCGACCAGTGGCGTTCCAGCCGAAGTACTGGAGGCGCTGACCAACGTAATGGAACAACGACCCGGTCATTGGCACTCTCTCACCGTCGAGGCGTTGTCCGTACCCCCGACTCGGTGGTCGCCATTGGTAAAGGCACTCAAGACCGCACGAGCGGAGAGACAGTCCCGAAAGGGACGCAAGCACGTCCGGCGGGCATCGACAGGTCTTCGCCTAACAGACAACCTCACCGTATGCATTGTCGACGACAACAATGCTCGCGCTCTAGGAGAGGAACGCCCTGACCTCCTGGCCATCTCCGTATCGCCTCCAGACGGCCTTCGCCACCCGCAAGACGGTGCGTGA